One part of the Raphanus sativus cultivar WK10039 chromosome 7, ASM80110v3, whole genome shotgun sequence genome encodes these proteins:
- the LOC108816027 gene encoding probable protein phosphatase 2C 65 isoform X1, whose translation MGVCCSKGTGITVENGTDDSNEHRDDREAEVRDTNDGAIIRSRGSSKHVSMAIKQGKKGINQDDMTVWENFGGEEDMIFCGVFDGHGPMGHKISRRVCDSLPSRVHSRIKSSKSGGNDIVSRQEEGLFRELEKVLVTFFKRIDSELGLDSPYDSFCSGTTAVTVLKQGDCLVIANLGDSRALLGTRGGKNSLKAVQLTVDLKPCVQREAERIVSCKGRVFAMEEEPDVYRVWMPDDDCPGLAMSRAFGDFCLKDYGLLCIPEVFCRKVSRDDEFVVLATDGIWDVLSNEEVVKIVGACKDRSIAAETLVQRAARTWRTKFPASKADDCAVVVLYLNHRPYPREGNVSRAVSTLSWRSGKSNNECH comes from the exons ATGGGGGTCTGTTGTAGCAAGGGAACAGGGATAACTGTGGAGAATGGCACGGATGATAGTAATGAACATAGAGATGATAGGGAGGCTGAGGTTAGAGACACAAATGATGGTGCCATTATAAGGTCTCGCGGCTCATCTAAACATGTCTCCATGGCAATCAAACAAGGGAAAAAGGGGATCAATCAAGACGACATGACAGTCTGGGAG aactTTGGTGGGGAAGAGGATATGATATTTTGCGGTGTATTTGACGGCCACGGCCCAATGGGTCACAAGATCTCTCGTCGCGTATGTGACAGTCTACCTTCAAGGGTCCATTCGAGAATCAAATCTTCAAAATCTGGCGGCAATGATATTGTTAGTCGTCAGGAGGAGGGACTCTTCCGTGAACTCGAGAAAGTTCTAGTTACATTCTTTAAGAGAATAGACAGCGAACTTGGTCTTGACTCTCCTTATGATAGTTTTTGCAGCGGCACAACTGCTGTTACCGTCCTTAAACAA GGTGACTGCTTGGTGATCGCCAACTTGGGAGATTCACGAGCCCTTCTTGGCACCCGTGGAGGCAAGAACAGTCTCAAAGCTGTCCAACTCACGGTTGATCTGAAACCCTGTGTTCAAC gcgAAGCAGAGAGAATAGTATCATGCAAAGGAAGGGTGTTTGCTATGGAAGAGGAACCTGATGTATACAGAGTGTGGATGCCTGATGATGATTGCCCTGGACTTGCAATGTCTAGGGCTTTTGGTGATTTCTGCCTCAAAGACTATGGACTTCTCTGCATCCCTGAGGTCTTTTGCAGAAAAGTCAGTAGAGATGACGAGTTTGTGGTTCTAGCCACCGATGGG ATTTGGGATGTGCTGTCAAACGAAGAAGTGGTGAAAATTGTGGGTGCATGTAAGGACCGGTCAATAGCAGCAGAGACGCTGGTTCAGAGGGCCGCTCGGACATGGAGAACGAAGTTTCCAGCTTCTAAAGCTGATGACTGCGCCGTAGTGGTGCTTTACCTGAACCACCGGCCATACCCAAGAGAAGGAAACGTGAGCCGAGCGGTATCGACTCTTTCTTGGAGATCAGGTAAGAGCAATAACGAGTGCCATTGA
- the LOC108816027 gene encoding probable protein phosphatase 2C 65 isoform X2, with the protein MAIKQGKKGINQDDMTVWENFGGEEDMIFCGVFDGHGPMGHKISRRVCDSLPSRVHSRIKSSKSGGNDIVSRQEEGLFRELEKVLVTFFKRIDSELGLDSPYDSFCSGTTAVTVLKQGDCLVIANLGDSRALLGTRGGKNSLKAVQLTVDLKPCVQREAERIVSCKGRVFAMEEEPDVYRVWMPDDDCPGLAMSRAFGDFCLKDYGLLCIPEVFCRKVSRDDEFVVLATDGIWDVLSNEEVVKIVGACKDRSIAAETLVQRAARTWRTKFPASKADDCAVVVLYLNHRPYPREGNVSRAVSTLSWRSGKSNNECH; encoded by the exons ATGGCAATCAAACAAGGGAAAAAGGGGATCAATCAAGACGACATGACAGTCTGGGAG aactTTGGTGGGGAAGAGGATATGATATTTTGCGGTGTATTTGACGGCCACGGCCCAATGGGTCACAAGATCTCTCGTCGCGTATGTGACAGTCTACCTTCAAGGGTCCATTCGAGAATCAAATCTTCAAAATCTGGCGGCAATGATATTGTTAGTCGTCAGGAGGAGGGACTCTTCCGTGAACTCGAGAAAGTTCTAGTTACATTCTTTAAGAGAATAGACAGCGAACTTGGTCTTGACTCTCCTTATGATAGTTTTTGCAGCGGCACAACTGCTGTTACCGTCCTTAAACAA GGTGACTGCTTGGTGATCGCCAACTTGGGAGATTCACGAGCCCTTCTTGGCACCCGTGGAGGCAAGAACAGTCTCAAAGCTGTCCAACTCACGGTTGATCTGAAACCCTGTGTTCAAC gcgAAGCAGAGAGAATAGTATCATGCAAAGGAAGGGTGTTTGCTATGGAAGAGGAACCTGATGTATACAGAGTGTGGATGCCTGATGATGATTGCCCTGGACTTGCAATGTCTAGGGCTTTTGGTGATTTCTGCCTCAAAGACTATGGACTTCTCTGCATCCCTGAGGTCTTTTGCAGAAAAGTCAGTAGAGATGACGAGTTTGTGGTTCTAGCCACCGATGGG ATTTGGGATGTGCTGTCAAACGAAGAAGTGGTGAAAATTGTGGGTGCATGTAAGGACCGGTCAATAGCAGCAGAGACGCTGGTTCAGAGGGCCGCTCGGACATGGAGAACGAAGTTTCCAGCTTCTAAAGCTGATGACTGCGCCGTAGTGGTGCTTTACCTGAACCACCGGCCATACCCAAGAGAAGGAAACGTGAGCCGAGCGGTATCGACTCTTTCTTGGAGATCAGGTAAGAGCAATAACGAGTGCCATTGA